A part of Ursus arctos isolate Adak ecotype North America chromosome X, UrsArc2.0, whole genome shotgun sequence genomic DNA contains:
- the SERPINA7 gene encoding thyroxine-binding globulin isoform X2 gives MCYYLPSKMPLFLYLVLLVLELHCAPPNRAEGKVTTCNSSQQNATFYKMSSINADFAFNLYRRFTVETPDRNIFFSPVSISAALAMLSFGACYSTQTQILESLGFNHTDTPMTEIQQGFQHLICSLNFPKKELELQMGNTLFIGKQLKPLAQFLDDVKSLYATEVFSTDFSNVSAAQQKINSHVEKKTKGKVVGLIQDLKPNTIMVLVNYIHFKAQWANPFDPSKTEEGSSFSVDKTTTVQVPMMHQMEQYYHLVDTDLNCTVLQMDYSKNALALFVLPKEGQMEWVEGAMSSKTLKKWNRLLQKGWIDLFVPKFSISATYDLGAIFLKMGIQNAFADNANFLGLMGDNGLKFSNAAHKAVLHIGERGTEAVVVPEVRFLDQPEITLLHPVIQFDRSFLLLILEKSTKSILFLGKVVDPTEV, from the exons ATGTGCT ATTACCTTCCTTCCAAAATGCCACTGTTCCTCTATCTGGTTCTCTTGGTACTTGAGCTTCATTGTGCACCACCTAACAGAGCTGAAGGCAAAGTAACCACCTGCAATTCCTCCCAACAAAATGCCACTTTCTATAAGATGTCATCCATCAATGCTGACTTTGCATTTAACCTGTACCGGAGGTTCACTGTGGAGACCCCAGATCGAAACATCTTCTTTTCCCCTGTGAGCATTTCTGCAGCTTTAGCCATGCTCTCCTTTGGGGCTTGCTACAGCACCCAAACTCAAATCCTGGAAAGCTTGGGGTTTAACCACACAGACACCCCAATGACAGAGATCCAGCAGGGCTTCCAGCACCTGATCTGTTCACTGAATTTTCCAAAGAAGGAGTTAGAATTACAAATGGGAAATACCCTCTTCATTGGGAAGCAGCTGAAACCATTGGCACAGTTCTTGGATGATGTCAAAAGCCTCTATGCGACTGAGGTATTTTCTACCGACTTCTCCAATGTTTCTGCAGCCCAGCAGAAGATCAACAGTCATGTGGAGAAGAAAACTAAAGGGAAAGTTGTAGGCCTCATCCAAGACCTCAAGCCAAACACCATCATGGTCCTGGTGAACTATATTCACTTTAAAG CCCAGTGGGCAAATCCTTTTGATCCATCCAAGACAGAAGAGGGTTCCAGCTTCTCAGTGGACAAAACCACAACAGTGCAAGTGCCCATGATGCACCAGATGGAACAATACTATCACCTGGTGGATACGGACCTGAACTGCACAGTGCTTCAAATGGACTACAGCAAGAATGCTCTAGCACTCTTCGTCCTTCCCAAAGAGGGTCAGATGGAGTGGGTGGAAGGGGCCATGTCATCTAAAACACTGAAGAAGTGGAACCGCTTACTTCAGAAGGG ATGGATTGACTTGTTCGTTCCAaagttttccatttctgccaCATATGACCTTGGAGCCATCTTTCTGAAGATGGGCATCCAGAATGCCTTTGCTGATAATGCCAATTTTCTTGGACTTATGGGGGACAACGGTCTTAAATTTTCCAAT GCTGCCCACAAGGCTGTGCTGCACATTGGTGAAAGGGGAACTGAAGCTGTAGTTGTCCCTGAAGTCAGATTCCTGGATCAGCCTGAGATAACTCTCCTTCACCCTGTCATCCAATTTGATAGAtcctttctgttgttgattttggaGAAAAGCACCAAGAGCATTCTCTTTCTAGGGAAAGTTGTGGACCCAACGGAAGTATAA
- the SERPINA7 gene encoding thyroxine-binding globulin isoform X3: MPLFLYLVLLVLELHCAPPNRAEGKVTTCNSSQQNATFYKMSSINADFAFNLYRRFTVETPDRNIFFSPVSISAALAMLSFGACYSTQTQILESLGFNHTDTPMTEIQQGFQHLICSLNFPKKELELQMGNTLFIGKQLKPLAQFLDDVKSLYATEVFSTDFSNVSAAQQKINSHVEKKTKGKVVGLIQDLKPNTIMVLVNYIHFKAQWANPFDPSKTEEGSSFSVDKTTTVQVPMMHQMEQYYHLVDTDLNCTVLQMDYSKNALALFVLPKEGQMEWVEGAMSSKTLKKWNRLLQKGWIDLFVPKFSISATYDLGAIFLKMGIQNAFADNANFLGLMGDNGLKFSNAAHKAVLHIGERGTEAVVVPEVRFLDQPEITLLHPVIQFDRSFLLLILEKSTKSILFLGKVVDPTEV, from the exons ATGCCACTGTTCCTCTATCTGGTTCTCTTGGTACTTGAGCTTCATTGTGCACCACCTAACAGAGCTGAAGGCAAAGTAACCACCTGCAATTCCTCCCAACAAAATGCCACTTTCTATAAGATGTCATCCATCAATGCTGACTTTGCATTTAACCTGTACCGGAGGTTCACTGTGGAGACCCCAGATCGAAACATCTTCTTTTCCCCTGTGAGCATTTCTGCAGCTTTAGCCATGCTCTCCTTTGGGGCTTGCTACAGCACCCAAACTCAAATCCTGGAAAGCTTGGGGTTTAACCACACAGACACCCCAATGACAGAGATCCAGCAGGGCTTCCAGCACCTGATCTGTTCACTGAATTTTCCAAAGAAGGAGTTAGAATTACAAATGGGAAATACCCTCTTCATTGGGAAGCAGCTGAAACCATTGGCACAGTTCTTGGATGATGTCAAAAGCCTCTATGCGACTGAGGTATTTTCTACCGACTTCTCCAATGTTTCTGCAGCCCAGCAGAAGATCAACAGTCATGTGGAGAAGAAAACTAAAGGGAAAGTTGTAGGCCTCATCCAAGACCTCAAGCCAAACACCATCATGGTCCTGGTGAACTATATTCACTTTAAAG CCCAGTGGGCAAATCCTTTTGATCCATCCAAGACAGAAGAGGGTTCCAGCTTCTCAGTGGACAAAACCACAACAGTGCAAGTGCCCATGATGCACCAGATGGAACAATACTATCACCTGGTGGATACGGACCTGAACTGCACAGTGCTTCAAATGGACTACAGCAAGAATGCTCTAGCACTCTTCGTCCTTCCCAAAGAGGGTCAGATGGAGTGGGTGGAAGGGGCCATGTCATCTAAAACACTGAAGAAGTGGAACCGCTTACTTCAGAAGGG ATGGATTGACTTGTTCGTTCCAaagttttccatttctgccaCATATGACCTTGGAGCCATCTTTCTGAAGATGGGCATCCAGAATGCCTTTGCTGATAATGCCAATTTTCTTGGACTTATGGGGGACAACGGTCTTAAATTTTCCAAT GCTGCCCACAAGGCTGTGCTGCACATTGGTGAAAGGGGAACTGAAGCTGTAGTTGTCCCTGAAGTCAGATTCCTGGATCAGCCTGAGATAACTCTCCTTCACCCTGTCATCCAATTTGATAGAtcctttctgttgttgattttggaGAAAAGCACCAAGAGCATTCTCTTTCTAGGGAAAGTTGTGGACCCAACGGAAGTATAA
- the SERPINA7 gene encoding thyroxine-binding globulin isoform X1, with protein MCFHAIDAPSKLPFLLSVPIRCVFSCSEKRGLRTAPDYLPSKMPLFLYLVLLVLELHCAPPNRAEGKVTTCNSSQQNATFYKMSSINADFAFNLYRRFTVETPDRNIFFSPVSISAALAMLSFGACYSTQTQILESLGFNHTDTPMTEIQQGFQHLICSLNFPKKELELQMGNTLFIGKQLKPLAQFLDDVKSLYATEVFSTDFSNVSAAQQKINSHVEKKTKGKVVGLIQDLKPNTIMVLVNYIHFKAQWANPFDPSKTEEGSSFSVDKTTTVQVPMMHQMEQYYHLVDTDLNCTVLQMDYSKNALALFVLPKEGQMEWVEGAMSSKTLKKWNRLLQKGWIDLFVPKFSISATYDLGAIFLKMGIQNAFADNANFLGLMGDNGLKFSNAAHKAVLHIGERGTEAVVVPEVRFLDQPEITLLHPVIQFDRSFLLLILEKSTKSILFLGKVVDPTEV; from the exons ATGTGCT TCCATGCCATTGATGCCCCCAGCAAGCTACCTTTCCTACTCTCTGTCCCTATTAGATGTGTCTTCAGTtgttcagagaagagaggcctccGCACAGCCCCTG ATTACCTTCCTTCCAAAATGCCACTGTTCCTCTATCTGGTTCTCTTGGTACTTGAGCTTCATTGTGCACCACCTAACAGAGCTGAAGGCAAAGTAACCACCTGCAATTCCTCCCAACAAAATGCCACTTTCTATAAGATGTCATCCATCAATGCTGACTTTGCATTTAACCTGTACCGGAGGTTCACTGTGGAGACCCCAGATCGAAACATCTTCTTTTCCCCTGTGAGCATTTCTGCAGCTTTAGCCATGCTCTCCTTTGGGGCTTGCTACAGCACCCAAACTCAAATCCTGGAAAGCTTGGGGTTTAACCACACAGACACCCCAATGACAGAGATCCAGCAGGGCTTCCAGCACCTGATCTGTTCACTGAATTTTCCAAAGAAGGAGTTAGAATTACAAATGGGAAATACCCTCTTCATTGGGAAGCAGCTGAAACCATTGGCACAGTTCTTGGATGATGTCAAAAGCCTCTATGCGACTGAGGTATTTTCTACCGACTTCTCCAATGTTTCTGCAGCCCAGCAGAAGATCAACAGTCATGTGGAGAAGAAAACTAAAGGGAAAGTTGTAGGCCTCATCCAAGACCTCAAGCCAAACACCATCATGGTCCTGGTGAACTATATTCACTTTAAAG CCCAGTGGGCAAATCCTTTTGATCCATCCAAGACAGAAGAGGGTTCCAGCTTCTCAGTGGACAAAACCACAACAGTGCAAGTGCCCATGATGCACCAGATGGAACAATACTATCACCTGGTGGATACGGACCTGAACTGCACAGTGCTTCAAATGGACTACAGCAAGAATGCTCTAGCACTCTTCGTCCTTCCCAAAGAGGGTCAGATGGAGTGGGTGGAAGGGGCCATGTCATCTAAAACACTGAAGAAGTGGAACCGCTTACTTCAGAAGGG ATGGATTGACTTGTTCGTTCCAaagttttccatttctgccaCATATGACCTTGGAGCCATCTTTCTGAAGATGGGCATCCAGAATGCCTTTGCTGATAATGCCAATTTTCTTGGACTTATGGGGGACAACGGTCTTAAATTTTCCAAT GCTGCCCACAAGGCTGTGCTGCACATTGGTGAAAGGGGAACTGAAGCTGTAGTTGTCCCTGAAGTCAGATTCCTGGATCAGCCTGAGATAACTCTCCTTCACCCTGTCATCCAATTTGATAGAtcctttctgttgttgattttggaGAAAAGCACCAAGAGCATTCTCTTTCTAGGGAAAGTTGTGGACCCAACGGAAGTATAA